The DNA region CGAGGCTCCAGCGACCGTCGATGAGCCCCACGAAGTTGGCTTGCCCGCGGCTGTCCGTTCGACGGGCCTCGGGGCCGGTAGTGAGACCCGGGCGACGGTGCCGGACCTCGACGACCGCTCCCTCGATCGGGCCACCGGCGCCACGGATCTGGACACCGAGCGTCGAACCACCGCTCCACGGCTGGGCGCTCGACGCGCCGGGCCTTGCCAGAGCGCAAAGAGCCAACACGAAAAACCACCGCTGCCACGAGCGGCGGTGCCGGAAACAAGTTCTTGGGCGCACCTGCATAATGGGTATCCTCCCCCGGACCAAACACGCGGAGCTTATCAACTCGGGAGGCAACCGAGGCGGTCGGTGAGCCAAAACCGGCCTTGAGAACCCTGCGTAGAGAGTCTGATAAGATTGCATTACAAGGAGTGTTTATGAGCAATAGACCGAAAGCAGAAGTCCTCTGGTTCGACGGTGAATATCTTCCCTGGGACGCCGGCACGGTGCATCTCCAGACCCACACGCTGCATTACGGTTTGGGGGTCTTCGAGGGCATTCGAGCCTATGAGCAGACCAGTGGCGGCACCGCCGTCTTTCGGCTCGACGACCACCTCCGGCGCCTTGAGGGGTCGGCCAAGATCCTGGAGATGAATCTCCCGTATGACCGGAAAACTCTCAAGGACGTCTGCTTGGAGCTGATCCGCCGCAACCAGCATGACGCCTGCTACATCCGGCCGCTCGCGGTTCTGGGAGCCGGTTCGATGGGGGTCTATCCCAAGGACAACCCGGTGGAAGTGTCGGTCATGACCTGGCCGTGGGGAGCGTATCTGGGAGACGAGGCCCTCACCAAGGGGATTCGCTGCAAGGTCTCGAGCTACGCGAGACACTTTCCCAATGCGGCGCTGCTCAAGGCCAAGGCCACCGGCAACTACATCAACTCGGTGCTGGCCAAACGTGAAGCGGTGAGACTCGGCTACGAGGAAGCGATCATGCTCGACATCCAGGGCAATGTGGCCGAAGGCAGCGGTGAGAACCTGTTCATCCTGCGGGACGGCAAGCTGATTACGCCGCCTCTAAACAGCGTCCTGCAGGGGATCACCCGCGACACCATCATGAAGCTGGCGGTCGCCGAGGGCCTCGAGGTCTACGACCGCTTCTTCACTCGCGATGAGCTGTACCTGGCCGAGGAGGCATTTCTGACCGGGACCGCGGCGGAGGTAACTCCGATTCGTGAGGTCGATGATCGTCTGATCGGTGAGGGCAGGCCGGGACCGCTCACCCTCCGGCTGCAGAAGCGTTACTTCCAGGTGATTCGGGGCGAGCTCGAAGAGTACAAGGAGTGGCTCGAGCCGGTCACCGCGCCGACCGAGGCCGAGGTCGCGGCTCGAGAGGCCGAGGCCCTGCACACGAACTGAGTCTGGGAGCCGACAGACTCTTCAGATCAGGGCGAAGGTCACGGTGACCTTCGCTACCAGCTTGTCTCCCTGGGTGACTTCGCCTTCGGCGAAGGCCAGGCTTCGACCGGACTTGAGCACCTTACCTCTGGCGGTCAAGCGTTGCGCACGGGCTCGGCTCATGAGTTGGAGTGAGACGGCGACCGGAACCACTGGCTTGGCCACGGCTTGGGCGGCTGAGACTTCGCCGAGGGTCGCAAGGACGGCGAAGTGGACGGTGTCCGGGGCGACCAAGTGCTCTTCGTTTGCGTCCAGCACGATGGATCGCCCATCTTCGCTCTCGGTCATGCCGAGTCGGTTGTTGAAGCTCACGATCCGGCCCGGGTCGGCTCGGGATCGAGGAGCCGGTTCATTTCTGCCACTTCGGTCCGTAAGATGTCGCCGGTCATGAAGCTCCTCCTGATCAGTAACTCGACTAACTTCGGTGAGGCTTACCTCGACCATTGTATCGGCGAGATGCTGTCCGTTCTGGCAGGTGCCGATCGCCTGGCTTTTGTCCCGTTCGCGGCTTTCGATCGATCGGCCTACGGGGCGACGGCCGCGGAGCGATTCCAGCGGGAAGGCGTCGACGTCGACGTGGTCACGGCCGATGAACGGGGGCGTATGACCTTGGAGCGAGCGGTGGCGGTGTTTGTCGGAGGCGGCAACACCTTTCGCCTGCTCAAGACTCTCCAGGACTCGGGTCTGCTGGACGTGACGCGCCGCCGGGTCGCCGAAGGCATGGCCTACATGGGCGCCAGCGCGGGCTCGAACATTGCCGCTCCGACGATCCGCACGACCAATGACATGCCCATCGTGCAGCCGCGGTCCTTCGACGCGCTGCATCTGGTGCCATTCCAGATCAACCCGCACTACATCGACGCGGACCCGGCCTCGAGTCACATGGGCGAGACCCGCGAGCAGCGACTGATCGAATACGTCGAAGAGAATGAGAACCCCGTTGTGGGGATTCGAGAAGGCGCGTGGATCCGCGTCGACGGACGCAGTGCCGTGCTCGGTGGCAGGACCAGCGCCAGGATTCTGCGGCGCGACGCCGAGCCCGAGGAGCGACCGCCCGGCGCGTCGCTTTCGGATCTGCTCTAGCGATCGCAGGCGAGCTCTAGTCGAGAAAGAAGTCGATAAAGAGGTCCTGACTGGGATCGACGGCGTACTGGTTCATGTCCACGACGCCTTCGTCGCGCAGCACTTCGTCATCGATCAAGAAGTTGCCGGTGCATTCACGACTGCTCCGGGTCAGGATCGCGTGGGCCGCGTCGGCTACGATCTCGGGCTTGCGGCAGTTCTTGGGATCGGCCACGCCTTTGAGCATGGCGAGCGCGGCGGTATCGATCGTGGTACGAGGCCAGAGCGCATTGACGGCCACACCCTGCTCCTCGAATTCGGCCGCCATTCCGAGGACACACATGCTCATGCCGTACTTGGCCATGGTGTAGGCGCAGTTGTTCTTGAACCACTGAGCCTTCATCGAAAGGGGCGGTGAGATGTTGAGGATATGGGGGTTCTCCGCTTCGAGGAGGTGCGGCAGGGCCTTCTGGGAGCACAGGAAGGTCCCGCGCCCGTTGACTCCCGCCATGAGATCGTAGCGCTTCATCGGGGTCTCCATGGTTCCCGCCAGGTAGATCGCGCTGGCGTTGTTGACCAGGATGTCGAGGCCGCCGAATCGCGCGACCGTTTGCTCGATCGCCGCGGTAACCTCTTCTTCGTTCCTGATATCGGTCTTGACCGCCAGCGCCTGGCCACCCGCGTCTTCAATCTCCTCCGCCGCGGAGTGAATCGTGCCCGGGAGCTTGGGGTGCTTGACGGTGGTTTTCGAGGCGATGGCGATGTTGGCACCGTCCCGAGCCGCCCGTAGGGCTATGGATCTGCCGATGCCGCGGCTGGCGCCGGTTATGAACAGTGTCTTTCCCGCAAGCGAGCGCATGGTTCCTCCTGTTTTGTCCAGCTGACCGGATCGACCTGTAGTCGACGGTTCCAAGGGCCGAGCGCCCTCCGAAGGCCATAGGCTATCGAAGTTCGGTCGAACTCCAGGCGGGAGGCGGGCGGCCGCGCCTGCCTGCTGTATGCTGCGAGCTAGAAAGCTATTGCTCGATGGAGGGCGCGATATGAGAAAGCTGTTCACCTTCCTGGCACTCCTGGCTCTGAGCTCGGGTCCCGCGGCAGCGGGAGTCGTCTACGAGATAGAGGTCAAGGATCATAGGCAATCGCCGCCCGAGTCGGAGACGATCCAGGCGGCGGTCGAAGGACGGCACCTCAAGATGGGGATCGCTTCGGGCGGTCGGGGCTCACAGGGAGAGATGATCTTCCGCGGCGATCGGCGAGAGATGGTGGTCGTTGACCACGACAAAGGCACCTACCAGGTCATGGACGAAGAGATGATTCGAGGGATCGCCGGGCAGTTGGGCGACGCCAACCGGATGATGCAGGAGGCCCTCAAGAACGTGCCCGAGGACCAGCGGGCGGTGGTCGAGCAGATGATGAAACAGAAGATGCCCGGAGCAGCGGCGAAGCCGCCTGCTCGGCCCAAGAGCGAGCTCAAGAAGACCGGAGAAAGAGCCGACAAGAACGGCTATCCGTGCGTCAAGTACGAAGTGCTTGTTGAGGGACGGAAGGTTCGCGAGCTATGGAGCACCGATTGGGACAACGTCGAGGGCGGTAGCGACGTGGTCGACGCCTTCGAAGATATGGCCGGCTTCTTTCGCGAAATGATGGATGCGCTTCCCGACTTCGGCCAGGGACGCGGCATGGGCGACCCGGCTTTCGAAAACATGAAGGAGCTCGGCGGTTTTCCGGTGGTGACTCGGGAGTTCGACCAAGATGGCTCGCTCCAGGGCGAGACGGCCCTGCGCTCGGCCAAGAGGCAAACGATCGATCCGGATGCCTTCGAGCCTCCGTCCGGCTACAAGCGCCAGGAGATGTTTCGCGGACGGTAGGCCGGAGCGGTACGGCGCTCAGGGCACGTCGAGCTCGTGCATCATCGGGTCCTTGACAACCCGAAAGTAGTGGTTGGTGCCATAGAGGCCCAGATTCGACACCCTCGAGGTGTAGAGGCAGGAGAACGACTCCATCTGCTGGGCGAACAGGGTCTTGGAACCACCCTGCTTGAAGAAAGACCCCCAACATGGGTTGAACTGGTTCGAGACGCGCTCGCTCAGCTTGCTGACCTGCCGTAGGAGCTCGTGATGGCGCTTCTTGGTTTCCTCGAAGGTCGCTTCGAGCTTGGCGCGGGTATCGGGCGCGAATCCGGCTCCCGACTCGACCGCTTTTCCGTAGAGAGTCAGGACGTCGTATAGCTGGTCCATCTGGTGGCCCGCGGCCGCCAGCTCCTTCTTGAGCTCGGCCATCTCGTCCATTTCGTGGGCCATCTGCGCTCGCTGATGGAACTCCTCTTCGAGCTCGCGGACGATCAAGGCGGTGCGCCAGTTCGACTGACGCTTGGTGGTGACGATGTCGCCGTAGATATGGTCACCGACGTAGAGCACTTGATCTCCGCGGCAGTCGAGCAGGCGCATCAGGCCGTCGAGACAGCCACCGCGGTAGACGCCGCCCCAGGCGGGGGTGTCCGTGGTGCCGATCTGCTTGCCGCCGTTATCGAGCTGTGCGAACGAGGTTTCGGTGCGGAAGAACTTCGGTTTGCCGGAGCGTACGATGACCAGCTCGAAAAGCTCACGCCAGTCGTCGAGGCCTGGAACGACCCCGCTGAAAAGGTAGGCGCAGATGTCCCGGGCGTAGGTCCAGCCCGAATTCGTGAGTAGAATGAGCTTGCGACCGCCGAGCTTCAAACGCAGCAACGCCAGAGCGATCTCGGGGTCCCGACGCAAGTAGGTTTCGGGGTCGGCGAGAATCTTGGCCTGAAGCGACTCCGAAGCATGAACCCAATCGATCGCACGGCGGGTATCCTCGAACAGACCCAGAGAATCGGGCAGGCCGAGCTCGGGCTTCCTTTCGGACAGCTCGACCAGCTCGGCGTAGAGATTGGCTTCGGGCAGCTCGAAGAGCGAGTCGACGTGATAGAAGCGCTCGTCCGCGGGCTTGACGGGCTCGTGGCGAAACAACTCAATCATCTCGGTCCGGCTCAGCCGTCGTCGGCCCAGAAACGCCTGGCCGACGTAGCGGTGGCGGTTCATGCGCAGGACGATCCCGGTTTTCTTGTCGATCAGCAGCCCCCGGCGGGGGAAGTCCGGCCGAAGCTCGGCGTCGCGGATCTCCTCCGGATAGCCGTGTTCGTCGATGAGCCGGCCTAGGGCCAGCTCGAAAGTGCAGCGTTCGACCGGCTCGCGCTCATAGTCGGCAAGCGTGAAATCGAGATCAAAACCGATATGGCGGATGGTCTCGAGCCTCAGCGTTCGGTTGACGAACACGCGGCGTTCGGGAGGCGCCAATCCGTAGCGCAGGGAATGATGAAGAAGCTCGGTGCTCCAGGAGGGCGTCGAGCCCTCCTGGAGGAGTTTCCCGAGCGGCTTCGAGTCCGGGGTCATGCTTCGGACCGGCTCTTTCTCGCCATTTCGGCGACCTGCGGTAGGAGGTCTTCTGCAGCCGCCGGGAGGTGGACCACCGGGAAGTACGCCGGCGGTGTGCCCCCCGGGTCGATCGAAAACGCCGGGATACCCTGTTCGGCGGCCAGACGCAGCAGAAGGTCGGTGATTCCGACCGAAAACGAGGTACCGACAAAGAGGAAGAGCCCGGCTTCTCGGGCGAGATCCATCGCCTGATCGAAGCGGTAGTCCTCGTGATCCTGGTAGTACTCGTCAAAAAACAAGACGTGGGCACGCAGCAGGCTGCTGCAAGCGGGACAGCGGGGCAGGGTGGCTTCCGACGGCCGGACTCGAAACGAGTCGAGGCTGACCTCGGTGCTGTCGATCGAACCCGACGGAGCTCCCCGCTCGCAGCCCGGAGAAGAGCAGCGGAACCTGGCCGAGGTCCCGTGGATCTTGATCAGTTGATCCGTGCCCGCCCGCTCGTGCAAGGTGTCGATGTTCTGCGTCACGAGCTGAAAGCGTCCTCCACGGGCGGCGTGCCACTGTTCCAGATCTACGAGCGCCCGGTGAGCCGGGTTGGGCTCAGCGGACTCCACACGCTTGAACCGCTCGAGATACCAGCTCCACTGGCCGACGGGATCGCGCCTGAAATAGTCGAAGGTCGCGAGCTCGAAGTCGCTTACCTTCCAGACCGCGTTGGGCTCGGAGCCGCGGAAGGTCGGGATGCCGCTGGCGGCACTGATGCCCGCTCCGGTAACCACCAACAAGAGGCGCTGATTCAGGGCGTTTATGGCTTCCAGCAGCTGCTCGTGGAGATCGGACATCTACCCAGAATAGCAGGGAGAAACGAAAAACGCGGTCTAGAGGAAGTACAGCTCGGTGTCGACGCGAGGCCGTCTCTCG from bacterium includes:
- a CDS encoding branched-chain amino acid transaminase, with translation MSNRPKAEVLWFDGEYLPWDAGTVHLQTHTLHYGLGVFEGIRAYEQTSGGTAVFRLDDHLRRLEGSAKILEMNLPYDRKTLKDVCLELIRRNQHDACYIRPLAVLGAGSMGVYPKDNPVEVSVMTWPWGAYLGDEALTKGIRCKVSSYARHFPNAALLKAKATGNYINSVLAKREAVRLGYEEAIMLDIQGNVAEGSGENLFILRDGKLITPPLNSVLQGITRDTIMKLAVAEGLEVYDRFFTRDELYLAEEAFLTGTAAEVTPIREVDDRLIGEGRPGPLTLRLQKRYFQVIRGELEEYKEWLEPVTAPTEAEVAAREAEALHTN
- a CDS encoding PaaI family thioesterase; the encoded protein is MSFNNRLGMTESEDGRSIVLDANEEHLVAPDTVHFAVLATLGEVSAAQAVAKPVVPVAVSLQLMSRARAQRLTARGKVLKSGRSLAFAEGEVTQGDKLVAKVTVTFALI
- the pepE gene encoding dipeptidase PepE, which codes for MKLLLISNSTNFGEAYLDHCIGEMLSVLAGADRLAFVPFAAFDRSAYGATAAERFQREGVDVDVVTADERGRMTLERAVAVFVGGGNTFRLLKTLQDSGLLDVTRRRVAEGMAYMGASAGSNIAAPTIRTTNDMPIVQPRSFDALHLVPFQINPHYIDADPASSHMGETREQRLIEYVEENENPVVGIREGAWIRVDGRSAVLGGRTSARILRRDAEPEERPPGASLSDLL
- a CDS encoding NAD(P)-dependent oxidoreductase; this translates as MRSLAGKTLFITGASRGIGRSIALRAARDGANIAIASKTTVKHPKLPGTIHSAAEEIEDAGGQALAVKTDIRNEEEVTAAIEQTVARFGGLDILVNNASAIYLAGTMETPMKRYDLMAGVNGRGTFLCSQKALPHLLEAENPHILNISPPLSMKAQWFKNNCAYTMAKYGMSMCVLGMAAEFEEQGVAVNALWPRTTIDTAALAMLKGVADPKNCRKPEIVADAAHAILTRSSRECTGNFLIDDEVLRDEGVVDMNQYAVDPSQDLFIDFFLD
- a CDS encoding HAD-IG family 5'-nucleotidase, translating into MTPDSKPLGKLLQEGSTPSWSTELLHHSLRYGLAPPERRVFVNRTLRLETIRHIGFDLDFTLADYEREPVERCTFELALGRLIDEHGYPEEIRDAELRPDFPRRGLLIDKKTGIVLRMNRHRYVGQAFLGRRRLSRTEMIELFRHEPVKPADERFYHVDSLFELPEANLYAELVELSERKPELGLPDSLGLFEDTRRAIDWVHASESLQAKILADPETYLRRDPEIALALLRLKLGGRKLILLTNSGWTYARDICAYLFSGVVPGLDDWRELFELVIVRSGKPKFFRTETSFAQLDNGGKQIGTTDTPAWGGVYRGGCLDGLMRLLDCRGDQVLYVGDHIYGDIVTTKRQSNWRTALIVRELEEEFHQRAQMAHEMDEMAELKKELAAAGHQMDQLYDVLTLYGKAVESGAGFAPDTRAKLEATFEETKKRHHELLRQVSKLSERVSNQFNPCWGSFFKQGGSKTLFAQQMESFSCLYTSRVSNLGLYGTNHYFRVVKDPMMHELDVP
- a CDS encoding RNA polymerase subunit sigma, whose product is MSDLHEQLLEAINALNQRLLLVVTGAGISAASGIPTFRGSEPNAVWKVSDFELATFDYFRRDPVGQWSWYLERFKRVESAEPNPAHRALVDLEQWHAARGGRFQLVTQNIDTLHERAGTDQLIKIHGTSARFRCSSPGCERGAPSGSIDSTEVSLDSFRVRPSEATLPRCPACSSLLRAHVLFFDEYYQDHEDYRFDQAMDLAREAGLFLFVGTSFSVGITDLLLRLAAEQGIPAFSIDPGGTPPAYFPVVHLPAAAEDLLPQVAEMARKSRSEA